The window GCCGCGTGCCCCTTGCCCTCGCGGGCCATGCGGCCGACCCAGCTGCTGGCGGCGGAATGGGTGGTGAAGAAGCCGATGGTCAGCAACACGATGCCGCCGATCACCAGCACCAGCGATGAGGTGCAGGTCAGCAGCAGGCCCAGGCAGGAGACGCCGATACCGGCGGCGACCAGGGGTGCGCGGCCATAGCGGTCGGCCAGTGCACCGGCCCAGGACGAGGACAGCATGCCGAACAGATAGGCGCTGAAGATCAGGCCGGTGACCGTGGCTGAGAGTGAGAATGGCGGGCTCATCAGGCGAAATCCCGCATAGTTGTACGAAGTCACGAACACGCCCATGTTCAGCGCGGCGATGGCAAAACACAGCGGCAAGCGGGCGTGGCGCAGATGGCCGCGCCAGAGCGCGAAGTGGTCGGCCAAGCGCATGCTGCTGTTGCGCACGAAGTGACGCGAGGCCGGCAGCATCATCACGAAGGCCACTGCCAGCGCCAGGTCCAGGGCGCCGATGATGAGCATGCCGGCGCGCCAGCCCAGATGTTCGGCCAGCACGCTCATGGCGACCCGTCCGGCCATGCCGCCAAAGGCGTTGCCGCCCACATACAGGCCCATGGCAAATCCCAGCCCGGCCGCATCGATTTCCTCGGCCAGGTAGGCCATGGCGACCGCGGGCACGCCGCCCAAGGCGATGCCTTCGAGGGTGCGCGCCAGCAGCAGCAGATGCCAGTCCGGCGCCACACCCGCGGCCAGGTTGCAGCAGGCCGCCGTGGCCAGCGAGGCGAACATCAGTTCGCGGCGGCCATAGCGTTCGGACAGCATGCCCGCCAGCACGATGGACACGGCCAGCAAGCCCGTGGACAGCGACAGGGCCAGGGAAGCGCTGGCTGCGCCGATGCCGAATTCCTGCGCGAAGATGGGCAGCAAGGGTTGTACGCAATACAGCAGCGAGAAGGTGGCAAAACCTGAGAAGAACAGCGCCAGCACGATGCGGGCGTAGGCGGCGCTGCCGCGGGTGGCGCCACGGGGTGCGGCTTCTGGCGCGGTCTGCGCTGGCGTCACGGGAGCGTCGGCGTGGGCCGCGCGGGCGGCCGGGTCGGACAGGGACTGCATGGAGGATTCCTTGCGACGGCGGGCACGGGGCCGGGCCTGCCGTCACTGTAGAGTGGATGAGTGGGTGAGCAGCCAGTCTGGAAGAAATCCCTTATATTGTCCAATATATGGGACAGGGGTAGTCCATCTGCAAAACAGATGGCCAGGCATCAGAAGCCCTGTCACGGACCACTCATCAGGACTGCTCATGGAACTCCGCCATCTTCGCTATTTCCTCGCCGTTGCCGAGCAACGCAGCTTCACGCGTGCCGCGGAAAAAGTGGGCATCGGCCAGCCGCCGCTGTCGATGCAGATCAAGGCGCTGGAAGAGGAAGTCGGCGGGGCGCTGTTCCTGCGCAGTTCGCAAGGAGTGGAATTGTCGGAGGTCGGACGCGTCCTGCTGCCGCATGCGCAGCGCGCCGTGGACCAGGCCGAACAGGCCCTGCGGGCCGCGCGCCAGGCGGCCAGCGGTGAGACTGGATTACTGCGTATGGGCTTTACTTCTTCGGCGGTATTCCATCCCCTGGTCTCGCATGCCCTGCAGCAGTTCCGCGAACGGCATCGCAAGCTGGAGATCTCGCTGAGCGAAGGCATCACCGAACAGTTGCTGGCCGATATCGCGGCCTCGCAGCTGGACGCCGCGTTCGTGCGCATCGTCACCACGCCCTCGGCGGCGCTGGGGGTGGTGGAACTGCCGGCGGAAAAATTGAAGGTGGCGCTGCCGCGTTCGCATCCCCTGGCGCGACGCAAGTCGCTGCGCTTGCAGGATCTGGCCAGCGAGAATTTCATCATGGTGCCGCGTGGCAAAGGTTCGGCCTTGTACGACAGCATCTTCAGCGCCTGCCAGGCTGCCGGCTTCGATCCACAGGTGATCCAGCTGGCCCCGCAACTGACCTCGGCCATCAACCTGGTGGCCTCAGGCCTGGGCATTTCCATCGTGCCCGAAGCCATCGAACAGGTGCAGCTGGCGCAGGTGCGTTACGTCGAGATCGTCGAGCCGGCGCCGCGTGCGCAATTGTCGCTGGCCTATCATCGCCAGTCGATTGCGGCCTCGCGCTTTGCCGCCCATCTGCAGCGTTCGCTGCGGCGGGCGGGCTGAGCGGCCCGCCGTTCAGGCCTGTCGATGAAATCAGTGCTGGTTGGGTTTGAAGCGTCGCAGCAGCGAGTTGGCCTGTTGCAGGAACGCCCGGGGGTATTGTTCCACCAGCCTTTCCAGCGCGGGCAGCATGCGCTCCAGGGCGATGGTCAGGGCGATGTCGCTGATCTCTTCGCCCCAGAGCACCTTCTGCACGAAGGCGACCGGGCCGATATCGGCAATGAGGCTCATGCTCATCTGGCGTTCCAGCGTGTCCGTGCGCGGTCCGAAGGACTCGTCGAAGATGCGCATGATCGCGGCTTCTAGTTCCCTGCGCAGGCTTCTGCCGGGGGCGTCCGGCGCAGGCGGCGATGGCTGGCGCGGTGCTTTGGCCGGCGCATTCCCGATCAGTGCGCTGGCCTCCCCCGCCATACGACTGAGTTGCTGCACATGCAGGGTCAGCGCGCTGATCTCGGCGAGCAAGGAGCGCAGTGGCATCTGTTCCGGCATGTCCGATCCGGCTGGGCCGGCTGGTAATGGATTCATGTTGTTCTTGTTGCTCAGGCAATTGGGGAGCTGCCCAAACCGCCTGCGTGAATCGATCGGACCGACGGGACCGCCCCCACGCGGATGAACCGTCGGCTTGCATGCATGCCCTTGCCTTGCGCACCGATCCTCTGGACG is drawn from Herbaspirillum seropedicae and contains these coding sequences:
- a CDS encoding MFS transporter, whose translation is MQSLSDPAARAAHADAPVTPAQTAPEAAPRGATRGSAAYARIVLALFFSGFATFSLLYCVQPLLPIFAQEFGIGAASASLALSLSTGLLAVSIVLAGMLSERYGRRELMFASLATAACCNLAAGVAPDWHLLLLARTLEGIALGGVPAVAMAYLAEEIDAAGLGFAMGLYVGGNAFGGMAGRVAMSVLAEHLGWRAGMLIIGALDLALAVAFVMMLPASRHFVRNSSMRLADHFALWRGHLRHARLPLCFAIAALNMGVFVTSYNYAGFRLMSPPFSLSATVTGLIFSAYLFGMLSSSWAGALADRYGRAPLVAAGIGVSCLGLLLTCTSSLVLVIGGIVLLTIGFFTTHSAASSWVGRMAREGKGHAASLYLLAYYLGGSILGSVGGWFWEHAGWNAVAGFMLLQVMGAAWAARRLWRQGRN
- a CDS encoding LysR family transcriptional regulator, whose product is MELRHLRYFLAVAEQRSFTRAAEKVGIGQPPLSMQIKALEEEVGGALFLRSSQGVELSEVGRVLLPHAQRAVDQAEQALRAARQAASGETGLLRMGFTSSAVFHPLVSHALQQFRERHRKLEISLSEGITEQLLADIAASQLDAAFVRIVTTPSAALGVVELPAEKLKVALPRSHPLARRKSLRLQDLASENFIMVPRGKGSALYDSIFSACQAAGFDPQVIQLAPQLTSAINLVASGLGISIVPEAIEQVQLAQVRYVEIVEPAPRAQLSLAYHRQSIAASRFAAHLQRSLRRAG